A DNA window from Microcystis aeruginosa NIES-843 contains the following coding sequences:
- a CDS encoding isochorismate synthase, protein MTSAVPRLSYPDSPIADLRGLYNFILNPQLLAAEKGNPSIVSFCQKISPVDPLEILSRIASSYATHCYWENPERETAFLGYGIAFAATFHGKQRFLKAQKFIKNCQQRIIKIDNYSEITPRIFCSFTFFDSERATPFPSATLTLPKFQIIKKQSEYFFLTNLLITGEKEIENSLEETINNLKIIQNNSSNCRQNPHQDPCSYYIHPTYNFQAAVADALQSIHAEKFSKIVLAHALDVISPRPFHLVNCLDNLRQRHPDCYTFSLGNGRGDHFIGASPERLLTVHQGQLITDALAGSAPRGENAIEDALLANKLLASEKEQREHRAVSDFINQKLRQIGLNPQNSPSRLLKLSNIQHLWTPIHAKLKPSIHPLEIVAQLHPTPAVAGVPTEIALAQIRHYETFDRSLYAAPLGWIDCQNNSEFIVGIRSALIKGDRARLYAGAGIVAGSDPEKELAEIQLKFQALLKALT, encoded by the coding sequence ATGACTTCTGCCGTTCCTCGCCTTTCCTATCCTGATAGTCCGATTGCTGATCTTCGCGGCCTCTATAACTTTATCCTCAACCCGCAACTGTTAGCCGCAGAAAAGGGAAATCCGTCGATCGTTAGTTTTTGTCAAAAAATTTCCCCCGTTGATCCCCTAGAAATTCTCTCTCGGATTGCCTCTAGCTATGCCACCCATTGTTATTGGGAAAATCCCGAACGAGAAACCGCTTTTCTCGGCTACGGCATCGCCTTTGCTGCCACTTTCCACGGCAAACAACGTTTTTTAAAAGCTCAAAAATTTATTAAAAACTGTCAACAAAGAATTATTAAAATTGATAACTATAGCGAGATTACTCCCCGCATCTTTTGTAGTTTCACTTTTTTCGACTCGGAAAGAGCTACCCCCTTTCCCTCAGCTACCCTAACCCTGCCTAAGTTTCAAATTATCAAAAAACAGTCGGAATATTTTTTCCTTACCAATCTCCTAATCACCGGCGAAAAAGAAATAGAAAACTCCCTCGAAGAAACTATCAACAACCTCAAAATTATCCAAAATAACTCGAGCAATTGCCGACAAAATCCCCACCAGGATCCCTGTAGTTATTATATTCATCCTACCTATAATTTTCAAGCGGCTGTTGCCGATGCACTCCAATCTATCCACGCCGAAAAATTTAGCAAAATTGTCCTCGCTCACGCTCTTGACGTGATTTCTCCCCGTCCTTTTCATCTGGTAAACTGTCTCGATAATTTGCGTCAGCGTCATCCCGATTGCTACACTTTTTCCCTCGGCAATGGACGGGGAGATCATTTTATCGGCGCTAGTCCCGAACGCTTGTTAACTGTCCATCAGGGGCAATTAATCACCGATGCTTTAGCGGGATCCGCTCCCCGGGGAGAAAATGCGATCGAAGATGCTCTCTTGGCCAATAAACTCCTCGCTAGTGAAAAAGAACAACGGGAACATCGGGCCGTTAGTGACTTTATTAACCAAAAACTGCGACAAATTGGCTTAAATCCGCAAAATTCTCCCTCTAGATTGTTAAAACTCTCCAATATTCAACATCTCTGGACTCCTATCCATGCCAAACTCAAACCCTCCATCCATCCCCTCGAAATTGTTGCCCAACTACACCCCACTCCTGCTGTTGCTGGGGTTCCCACGGAGATCGCTTTAGCACAAATTCGTCATTATGAAACCTTCGATCGCTCTCTTTATGCCGCTCCTTTGGGTTGGATCGATTGTCAAAATAATAGTGAGTTTATTGTTGGTATTCGTTCGGCCTTAATTAAAGGCGATCGAGCGCGATTATACGCCGGTGCGGGTATTGTTGCCGGTTCCGATCCGGAAAAAGAACTAGCAGAAATTCAGCTTAAATTTCAAGCTCTCTTAAAAGCTTTAACTTAA